A stretch of the Phoenix dactylifera cultivar Barhee BC4 unplaced genomic scaffold, palm_55x_up_171113_PBpolish2nd_filt_p 001257F, whole genome shotgun sequence genome encodes the following:
- the LOC120108284 gene encoding LOW QUALITY PROTEIN: ubiquitin-like-specific protease ESD4 (The sequence of the model RefSeq protein was modified relative to this genomic sequence to represent the inferred CDS: inserted 1 base in 1 codon), with protein sequence MGALTDTRKRRFVDHHRLPFSPHPSPIPPYLPLPLFPRNPSFRPRRLPPSASLKHRRRRLTPPVPPPSAASPRRPPQPPRPRPPADPQGLRPRRGRVGSTPLAGSRSRERTGYRDGGLVSRYLQAKKAASLSSSRQRREKGEVSFGHGRVQGLEDDGSHEGLGLEQYKKLPWCRGRGAICSPAMNRKVEDASVVELESTPAREEKVWVKKSPLYKELYEDSVRKHDSKLSSLEFEVKLAEKKISSFRLAHEALKKKPKEDLDEPFVPLTDEEEEDVYLALHGRNSREVLVIHEPSNIEITREILQCLSCGAWLNDEVINLYLELLKERERREPKKFLKCHFFNTFFFKKLISGRNGYEFKAVKRWTTXKEIGYGLIECDKIFVPIHKEIHWCLAIINVKDKKFQYLDSLGGMDMTVLRVLARYFMDEVKDKSGKELSTQSWKQEAVDNLPLQKNGWDCGMFMLKYADFYSRGLDLCFGQEHMAYFRKRTAKEILRLRAE encoded by the exons ATGGGCGCCCTGACGGACACCCGCAAGCGCCGCTTCGTTGACCACCACCGcctccccttctccccccacccCTCTCCGATTCCTCCTTATCTTCCCCTCCCCCTCTTTCCAAGAAACCCAAGCTTTCGTCCCCGCCGCCTGCCCCCCAGCGCGTCCCTGaagcaccgccgccgccgcctgacGCCGCCCGTCCCCCCACCCTCCGCCGCTTCCCCCCGTCGCCCCCCTCAGCCGCCCCGTCCACGGCCCCCAGCGGATCCTCAGGGCCTTCGGCCTCGGCGCGGCCGGGTCGGTTCAACCCCGCTCGCTGGATCTCGTTCTAGGGAGAGAACCGGATATCGAGATGGGGGTCTCGTGTCGCGGTACCTCCAGGCGAAGAAAGCTGCGTCTTTGTCTTCTTCAAGGCAgcggcgggagaagggggaggtgtCGTTTGGTCATGGTAGGGTTCAGGGATTGGAGGACGATGGAAGTCATGAAGGGTTGGGATTGGAGCAGTACAAGAAGTTG CCGTGGTGCAGAGGGCGAGGAGCTATCTGTTCGCCTGCCATGAACCGGAAGGTGGAGGATGCGAGTGTTGTGGAGCTGGAGTCCACGCCGGCGAGGGAGGAGAAGGTGTGGGTCAAGAAGAGCCCACTGTACAAGGAGCTGTATGAGGATTCTGTAAGGAAGCATGATTCGAAATTGAGTAGCTTGGAATTTGAAGTGAAGTTGGCCGAGAAGAAGATATCTTCCTTCCGCTTGGCTCATGAGGCGCTGAAAAAGAAACCCAAGGAG GACTTGGATGAACCTTTTGTCCCTCttacagatgaagaagaggaggacgTATACCTTGCTCTGCATGGTAGAAACAG TCGTGAAGTCCTTGTCATCCATGAACCTTCTAACATTGAAATAACAAGAGAGATCCTGCAGTGCTTGAGTTGTGGTGCTTGGCTAAATGATGAG GTCATAAATCTGTACCTTGAACTattgaaggagagagaaagaagggaacCAAAGAAGTTTTTGAAATGTCATTTCTTTAACACATTTTTCTTTAAGAAG CTTATTAGTGGGAGAAATGGTTATGAATTCAAGGCTGTAAAAAGGTGGACGA CAAAGGAAATAGGGTACGGCCTTATTGAGTGTGACAAA ATTTTTGTTCCAATACACAAAGAGATACACTGGTGTTTAGCAATTATCAATGTAAAGGATAAGAAGTTTCAGTATCTTGATTCACTTGGTGGAATGGACATGACGGTGTTGAGAGTATTG GCGAGATATTTCATGGATGAAGTTAAGGACAAGAGTGGCAAAGAGTTGAGCACACAGTCTTGGAAGCAAGAAGCAGTTGATAACCTTCCTCTCCAGAAGAATGG GTGGGACTGCGGGATGTTCATGCTAAAGTATGCAGACTTTTACAGTAGAGGTTTGGACCTCTGTTTTGGACAG gAACACATGGCATATTTCAGGAAGAGGACAGCCAAGGAGATTCTGAGGCTGAGAGCTGAATGA